From the genome of Methylocystis bryophila, one region includes:
- a CDS encoding glutathione S-transferase, with protein MLVLRYHPASPYARKVRIAASALGLTERLELSPTDTADPTDPIRAQNPLGKIPTLLFEDGSALYDSRVIVEYLDHLAGGGRIIPSDPARRFPALRLEALGDGICDAALLIRYEQTTRPEAQRSASWMELQQGKIDRALAVLDAAPPSGPCDIGHVAIACALGYLDLRFGGAWRTAAPKLVAWLDAFARETPAYEATRS; from the coding sequence AGGATCGCCGCCTCGGCGCTCGGCCTGACCGAGCGTCTAGAGCTGTCGCCAACCGACACGGCCGATCCGACCGATCCGATCCGCGCCCAAAATCCGCTTGGAAAAATCCCGACGCTGCTCTTCGAGGACGGCTCGGCGCTCTATGACAGCCGCGTGATCGTGGAATATCTCGACCATCTCGCCGGCGGCGGGCGGATCATTCCCTCCGACCCCGCCCGGCGCTTCCCGGCGCTGCGCCTCGAGGCGCTCGGCGACGGAATTTGCGACGCTGCGCTGCTCATTCGCTACGAGCAGACGACGCGCCCTGAAGCACAACGCTCGGCGAGCTGGATGGAGCTGCAGCAGGGCAAGATCGATCGCGCGCTCGCTGTCCTCGACGCCGCGCCGCCGTCCGGGCCGTGCGACATCGGCCATGTGGCGATCGCCTGTGCGCTCGGCTATCTCGATCTGCGCTTCGGCGGCGCCTGGCGCACCGCTGCGCCGAAGCTCGTCGCCTGGCTGGACGCTTTTGCGCGCGAGACGCCCGCCTACGAGGCGACGAGGAGCTGA
- the lysM gene encoding peptidoglycan-binding protein LysM — translation MGILDFFGKKKDAPAPAGATETSAASPEALKGEIARHGLDASNVEIAVDGSTVTLSGSAATTAAAEKLALAVGNTQGVTRVVNNIVVGQTHAESRFYTVKSGDSLWAIAEQFYGHGQGSKYQQIFEANRPLLTDPNRIFPGQVLRIPDLAHPSAAAAAPSSGEWKPPQEIASAEKKGEEVVWKSPTT, via the coding sequence ATGGGTATTCTTGATTTCTTCGGTAAGAAAAAAGACGCGCCGGCCCCTGCGGGCGCGACCGAGACGAGCGCCGCCTCGCCCGAGGCGCTGAAGGGCGAAATCGCGAGGCACGGCCTCGACGCCTCCAACGTGGAGATCGCGGTCGACGGCTCGACGGTGACGCTGTCCGGCTCGGCCGCGACGACAGCCGCGGCCGAGAAGCTGGCGCTGGCCGTGGGAAACACGCAAGGGGTCACCCGGGTCGTCAACAACATCGTCGTGGGGCAGACGCATGCCGAGTCGCGCTTCTACACCGTAAAATCGGGCGACAGCTTGTGGGCGATCGCAGAGCAATTCTACGGCCATGGGCAGGGTTCGAAGTATCAGCAGATCTTTGAAGCCAATCGTCCCTTGCTCACGGATCCCAATCGCATCTTTCCAGGTCAGGTGCTGCGGATTCCAGATCTCGCTCACCCGAGCGCGGCCGCCGCGGCCCCCTCTTCCGGCGAGTGGAAGCCGCCGCAGGAGATCGCCTCTGCCGAGAAAAAGGGCGAGGAGGTCGTTTGGAAGTCGCCGACGACTTGA
- a CDS encoding outer membrane beta-barrel protein — protein sequence MRHAFLAALLAPLALGALPAVAADLPYRQAPADYYAPVPVTRWQGFYAGLNAGYGWGSFTDDANWLFAQPSGGEFGFTGGYNYMVAPNFLIGAEADFDFTGISATNYPYPGRMTSGNLNDLFTLRGRVGYTMDRALFFISGGLAGGRTEINMQNVWWGNFWGQQSSYQLGWALGAGVEYLVIPNISVKAEYLFTSLGSTSYFNYSPWALQVGSNNSQVRLGVNYHF from the coding sequence ATGAGACACGCGTTTCTTGCGGCGCTGTTGGCGCCCCTGGCGCTCGGAGCCCTCCCTGCCGTCGCCGCCGACCTGCCCTATCGCCAAGCGCCGGCCGACTATTATGCGCCGGTTCCGGTCACGCGCTGGCAAGGCTTTTACGCGGGCCTCAACGCCGGTTATGGCTGGGGCTCGTTCACCGACGACGCGAATTGGCTCTTCGCCCAGCCGTCGGGCGGCGAGTTCGGCTTCACGGGCGGCTACAATTACATGGTCGCGCCGAACTTTCTCATCGGCGCCGAAGCCGATTTCGACTTCACCGGCATCAGCGCGACGAATTATCCCTACCCGGGGCGCATGACCTCGGGCAATTTGAACGATCTCTTCACGCTGCGCGGCCGCGTCGGCTACACCATGGATCGTGCGCTGTTCTTTATCTCCGGCGGCCTCGCGGGCGGGCGCACGGAGATAAACATGCAGAACGTCTGGTGGGGAAATTTCTGGGGTCAGCAGTCCAGCTATCAGCTCGGATGGGCGCTCGGCGCCGGCGTTGAATATCTGGTCATCCCCAACATCTCGGTGAAAGCCGAATATCTGTTCACGTCGCTCGGCTCCACCTCCTACTTCAACTACTCTCCCTGGGCGTTGCAGGTCGGCTCCAATAATTCGCAGGTGCGCCTTGGCGTGAACTACCACTTCTAG
- a CDS encoding SDR family oxidoreductase has protein sequence MQAAEQSGPVLVTGAARRIGLALAEGFARAGRPVVLHASPRSQAAARAAAEKLVAQGFRAEALACDLARTGEARELIPRAEAPFGPLALLVNSAALFEPDSVQNFTPEALERHFAVNLFAPVLLGQAFAARLPEGATGAIINMIDQRALRLTPRDFTYTLSKSALWTATRTMAQALAPRIRVNAIGPGPALPNLYAGEAGFAREAAGVPLQQAITLESLVDAALYLARARHVTGQMIAVDSGQHLAWRTPDVEED, from the coding sequence ATGCAGGCGGCGGAGCAGAGCGGCCCGGTTCTCGTGACGGGGGCGGCGCGACGCATCGGCCTTGCGCTGGCTGAGGGTTTTGCGCGGGCCGGCCGGCCGGTCGTGCTGCACGCCTCTCCCCGATCGCAGGCGGCGGCGCGGGCCGCCGCCGAGAAGCTCGTGGCGCAAGGTTTCAGGGCCGAGGCTCTGGCCTGCGATCTCGCGCGCACAGGCGAGGCGCGCGAGCTGATCCCGCGCGCCGAGGCGCCTTTTGGACCGCTCGCGCTGCTCGTGAACAGCGCGGCGCTTTTTGAGCCCGATTCTGTGCAGAACTTCACGCCCGAGGCGCTCGAGCGGCATTTCGCGGTCAATCTTTTCGCGCCCGTGTTGCTCGGCCAGGCTTTTGCGGCCCGTTTGCCCGAGGGCGCCACGGGCGCCATCATCAACATGATTGATCAGCGGGCGCTTCGCCTCACCCCGCGCGACTTCACCTACACCCTCTCGAAATCCGCGCTGTGGACTGCAACCCGCACGATGGCGCAGGCTCTCGCCCCGCGCATCCGCGTCAACGCCATCGGACCCGGTCCGGCGCTGCCAAATCTCTATGCGGGCGAGGCGGGATTTGCGCGAGAGGCCGCCGGCGTCCCGTTGCAGCAGGCGATCACGCTCGAAAGCCTCGTTGATGCGGCGCTTTATCTGGCGCGAGCGCGGCACGTGACGGGCCAGATGATCGCGGTCGACAGCGGCCAGCACCTCGCCTGGCGCACGCCGGACGTCGAGGAAGACTGA
- a CDS encoding NADPH-dependent FMN reductase, translating into MSQFSILVLIGSLRRDSYNRKLAGAVAKLAPPEFSFTQAKIADLPLYNQDDDAAQADPVKRLKGEIAAAAGLLFVTPEYNRSIPGVLKNAIDHASRPYGQNAFAGKPTGVIGISVGAIGTAIAQQQLRNVLAYLDAPTLGQPEVFLQMKEGLFDAAGDIGEGSRSFLQGWMDRYVAWVKKHAG; encoded by the coding sequence ATGAGCCAATTCTCGATTCTCGTTCTGATCGGCAGTCTTCGCCGCGATTCATACAACCGTAAGCTCGCGGGCGCCGTCGCGAAGCTCGCGCCGCCAGAATTCTCGTTCACGCAAGCGAAGATCGCCGATCTGCCGCTCTACAATCAGGATGACGACGCGGCGCAGGCAGACCCCGTGAAGCGTCTCAAGGGCGAGATCGCCGCCGCCGCTGGGCTGCTATTCGTCACGCCCGAATACAACCGCTCCATTCCCGGCGTGCTGAAGAATGCGATCGACCATGCCTCCCGCCCCTATGGGCAGAACGCTTTCGCGGGCAAGCCCACAGGGGTCATCGGGATCTCGGTCGGCGCGATCGGCACGGCCATCGCGCAGCAGCAATTGCGCAACGTGCTGGCCTATCTCGACGCGCCGACGCTCGGCCAGCCCGAGGTGTTTTTGCAGATGAAGGAAGGCCTGTTCGATGCAGCCGGCGACATCGGTGAGGGCAGCCGTTCTTTCCTGCAGGGCTGGATGGACCGATATGTCGCCTGGGTGAAAAAGCACGCGGGCTAG
- a CDS encoding restriction endonuclease gives MKRGNEASPEKGRERRLCLLWFVVFTLLAGGYWPSRLGLAFMALAYLGVLHLAMLVFDEVTSPQFHADMSPEEFERYCASLLRERKWDARVTPASGDQGVDIVADKRGLRIVVQCKKYSKPVGNRAVQEIVAGIAHRDAQRGVVVATAGYTASAIKLAASNEVLLLHHSELHRIDRLLR, from the coding sequence GTGAAGAGGGGGAATGAGGCGTCGCCCGAAAAGGGCAGGGAGAGAAGGCTCTGCCTTCTCTGGTTCGTCGTGTTCACCCTTCTCGCAGGCGGCTATTGGCCGAGCCGCCTCGGCCTCGCCTTTATGGCGCTCGCCTATCTCGGCGTTCTTCATCTTGCGATGCTCGTCTTTGACGAGGTGACCTCGCCGCAATTCCATGCGGACATGAGTCCGGAGGAGTTCGAGCGCTATTGCGCTTCGCTTCTGCGGGAGCGCAAATGGGACGCGCGCGTCACGCCGGCGAGCGGCGATCAGGGCGTGGACATCGTCGCCGACAAGCGCGGTCTGCGCATCGTCGTGCAGTGCAAGAAATATTCGAAGCCCGTCGGGAATCGCGCCGTGCAAGAAATCGTCGCCGGCATCGCCCACCGGGACGCGCAAAGGGGCGTCGTGGTCGCCACCGCCGGCTACACGGCCTCGGCCATAAAGCTTGCGGCCTCCAATGAGGTCCTGCTGCTCCATCACTCGGAGCTCCACAGGATTGATAGGCTGCTGCGGTGA
- the lexA gene encoding transcriptional repressor LexA, whose product MLTRKQSDLLRFIHERLKETGVPPSFDEMKDALDLRSKSGIHRLILALEERGFIRRLPNRARALEVLRLPESATPQSAIRAKKFSPSVIEGNLGRVRALQEREDEEAEVNVAIPVMGRIAAGTPISAIQSRSHTISLPPDLLSSGEHFALEVRGDSMIEAGILDGDTVVIRKQEQAETGDIVVALIDDEEATLKRLRKRGASIALEAANPAYETRIFGPDRVRIQGKLVSLLRKY is encoded by the coding sequence ATGCTCACGAGAAAACAGAGCGATCTTCTGCGCTTCATCCATGAGCGTTTGAAGGAGACTGGCGTTCCGCCTTCATTCGACGAAATGAAGGACGCGCTCGATCTGCGCTCGAAGTCGGGGATCCATCGGCTGATCTTGGCGCTCGAGGAGCGCGGCTTCATCCGCAGGCTTCCCAACCGCGCCCGCGCCCTCGAGGTGCTGCGGCTGCCCGAATCGGCGACGCCGCAGAGCGCCATCCGCGCCAAGAAGTTCTCGCCGAGCGTCATCGAAGGGAATCTCGGCCGGGTGCGCGCCTTGCAGGAACGCGAGGATGAGGAGGCGGAGGTGAACGTCGCGATCCCCGTCATGGGCCGAATCGCCGCCGGCACGCCGATCTCCGCCATTCAGTCGCGCAGCCACACGATCAGCCTGCCGCCCGATCTCCTGAGCTCGGGAGAGCATTTTGCGCTCGAGGTGCGCGGCGATTCAATGATCGAGGCGGGCATTCTCGACGGCGACACAGTCGTCATTCGCAAGCAGGAGCAGGCGGAGACCGGCGACATCGTCGTCGCGCTGATCGACGACGAGGAGGCGACGTTGAAGCGACTGCGCAAGCGCGGCGCCTCGATCGCGCTCGAAGCCGCCAATCCCGCCTATGAAACGCGCATCTTCGGCCCTGATCGCGTCCGCATTCAGGGCAAGCTCGTGAGCCTGTTACGAAAATATTGA
- a CDS encoding YhdP family protein, with translation MSENDAADHEFRRRGICALCDALPTPRLSHGLRRTARFYCGVGLLIVLLMSLGVGAFLFSLARGPIALSWLAPVIVESLDELYGRRYEFGLRNVALADTSHGPTLFAEGLTVKSAGRTVVAAPRAEFSVDFLGLLAGRVTPKRIEALDLELRLVMLPDGSLTISAGADPKEAVVIGPAAAKPTPAEAAGPHPRLLHFAGAAVRGLLDFATNPESAIGGVDHVGVVHGRLVIDDRALGRTIRYSDLTLIVQREAGGSKFELAATGAARRWSLVGTTHGAPGTQREFEARAQEFTIDELTLLSGWRNQQFDTDAALSAHLHFALDAGDHVIDASGGFLVGPGYFRLDEPDYEPILIEQALGEARWDRKNRQFLFPVLKLKTKEVELVGEGTLAPPAPLDALAQSAADRGDVWRGSAHLAKPAKFAPERPGEEPLLIDRGALRFSFQPAAKKIFIERFEASGPQLDGTGALAFDWINGRHLVFNLTLNNTDVTAAARLTPTHVGAPARLWLLEHVTAGAFKHAELHSDLSEADFVAMRYEQPAPDAALQGEGDIVNGELINVMPDLPAIRGISAHLRLTGRTVVVDRASGVMDTAHERRLTLSEGSFVIPDNAPVPAPATLELRFAGSVEAVSEILTLPSLARYSAMPIDPAQVKGQIDGRARLAFEIGNGARPERVNVQLSADAANLSVERFIGAEKLESGALTIVQDHGGLRVGGSARVLGGQVQLDIRKPLGEHAQSQAQISMTLDEAARAKMGYGLPGVGGPVVATVKTPMPIGETEAQFEIDLTKASLDNALPGVSKPVGKPAKASFTLIKRPEGMTLDHFVLEAGATLMQGVVELARDGSFRSAKFSQFRISEGDDVKLEATRGADALKLVVRAANLDARPILRSLGAAGVERSAAGSTAAASMTKGSVSFDDVDVDLKSSLVSGFGKQILTNVELKWERRNNHPRRFALSGRFGRESLSATLEPGDGGAARVGFVCADAGALFAFLDLYSRMDSGTITANMLLAPSGRADGELQVREFYLKSEPAMRSLMEQGAHRYDEKGRVRYEPDSVKVQRLQAQFVWMGGKLHLREGVMSGPEMGLSFDGSVDFAHEAFDLGGSYVPFYGLNNLFSNIPVFGPIVTGGANEGLFALNYSVVGRIDSPTINVSPLSMLTPGLFRKIFGVMDGTARGLEPPGR, from the coding sequence TTGAGCGAGAACGACGCCGCGGACCATGAATTCCGTCGCAGAGGCATCTGCGCCCTCTGCGACGCGTTGCCCACGCCGCGTCTTTCGCACGGGCTCCGCCGAACGGCGCGCTTTTACTGCGGCGTCGGGCTCCTCATCGTGCTCCTGATGAGCCTCGGGGTCGGCGCTTTCCTGTTCTCGCTGGCGCGCGGTCCGATCGCTCTTTCCTGGCTCGCGCCGGTCATCGTCGAGTCGCTCGATGAACTCTACGGCCGACGCTACGAGTTTGGCCTGAGGAATGTGGCGCTCGCCGACACGTCGCATGGACCGACGCTCTTCGCGGAAGGACTCACGGTCAAATCCGCGGGTCGGACCGTGGTCGCCGCCCCGCGTGCGGAATTCTCCGTCGATTTCCTGGGCCTTCTTGCCGGCCGCGTGACGCCGAAGAGGATCGAGGCGCTCGACCTCGAGTTGCGACTCGTCATGCTTCCCGACGGCTCGCTCACGATCTCGGCCGGCGCCGATCCCAAGGAGGCCGTCGTGATCGGGCCGGCGGCCGCGAAGCCCACCCCCGCAGAGGCGGCGGGGCCGCACCCGAGGCTCCTGCATTTCGCCGGCGCGGCTGTTCGTGGGCTTCTGGATTTTGCGACCAACCCGGAGAGCGCCATAGGCGGCGTCGACCATGTTGGAGTCGTGCATGGACGGCTCGTCATCGACGACCGCGCGCTCGGCCGCACGATCCGTTACTCCGACCTGACTTTGATCGTGCAACGAGAGGCCGGCGGCTCGAAATTCGAGCTCGCCGCGACCGGCGCGGCCCGCCGCTGGTCTCTGGTCGGGACCACCCACGGGGCGCCGGGCACGCAGCGCGAGTTCGAAGCCCGGGCGCAGGAGTTCACGATCGACGAGCTGACTCTGCTCAGCGGTTGGCGCAACCAGCAATTCGACACCGACGCTGCGCTTTCGGCGCATCTGCATTTCGCGCTAGACGCCGGGGATCATGTCATCGACGCCTCGGGCGGCTTCCTTGTCGGCCCCGGCTATTTCCGCCTCGACGAGCCCGATTACGAGCCGATACTGATCGAGCAGGCCTTGGGCGAGGCCCGATGGGATCGGAAGAACCGGCAGTTTCTTTTTCCGGTGCTGAAGCTCAAGACGAAGGAGGTCGAACTCGTCGGCGAGGGGACGCTCGCGCCGCCCGCTCCGCTCGACGCCCTCGCCCAATCGGCGGCGGATCGGGGCGATGTCTGGAGGGGCTCGGCCCACTTGGCCAAACCTGCGAAGTTCGCGCCTGAACGTCCCGGCGAAGAGCCGCTGCTTATCGACCGCGGCGCGCTACGCTTCAGCTTCCAACCGGCCGCGAAAAAGATCTTCATCGAACGCTTCGAGGCCTCGGGACCGCAGCTCGACGGAACCGGCGCCCTCGCTTTCGACTGGATCAACGGGCGGCACCTCGTCTTTAATCTGACGCTGAACAACACCGACGTGACTGCCGCGGCGCGCTTGACGCCGACCCATGTCGGGGCGCCGGCGCGACTTTGGCTGCTCGAGCATGTGACGGCTGGAGCCTTCAAGCACGCGGAGCTGCACAGCGACTTGTCGGAGGCTGATTTCGTCGCGATGCGCTATGAGCAGCCGGCGCCCGACGCTGCACTCCAGGGCGAGGGCGACATCGTCAATGGCGAGTTGATCAACGTCATGCCGGATTTACCGGCGATCCGCGGAATCTCCGCGCATTTGCGCCTGACGGGACGCACGGTCGTCGTGGATCGAGCCAGCGGCGTGATGGACACGGCGCATGAGCGTCGGCTGACGTTGAGCGAAGGCTCCTTCGTCATTCCCGACAACGCGCCGGTGCCCGCGCCAGCGACGTTAGAGCTGCGCTTTGCCGGCAGCGTCGAGGCTGTCTCCGAGATCCTGACGCTGCCGTCGCTCGCGCGATATTCGGCGATGCCGATCGATCCCGCACAGGTCAAAGGTCAGATCGACGGCAGGGCGCGTCTCGCCTTCGAGATCGGCAATGGCGCAAGGCCGGAGCGCGTGAATGTGCAGCTCAGCGCCGATGCGGCCAATCTCTCGGTCGAACGCTTCATCGGCGCGGAAAAGCTCGAATCCGGCGCGCTCACGATCGTTCAGGACCATGGCGGATTGCGTGTCGGCGGCTCGGCGCGCGTGCTCGGCGGGCAAGTCCAGCTCGACATCCGCAAGCCGCTCGGCGAACATGCGCAGAGTCAGGCGCAGATTTCCATGACGCTCGACGAGGCGGCGCGCGCCAAGATGGGCTACGGACTGCCCGGCGTCGGCGGCCCCGTCGTCGCCACCGTCAAGACGCCCATGCCGATCGGCGAGACCGAGGCGCAATTCGAGATCGATCTCACCAAAGCCTCATTGGACAACGCCCTCCCGGGCGTCTCGAAGCCCGTCGGCAAGCCCGCCAAGGCGAGCTTCACGTTGATCAAGCGCCCCGAGGGCATGACGCTCGACCATTTCGTGCTGGAGGCCGGCGCGACGCTCATGCAAGGCGTGGTCGAGCTTGCGCGCGATGGGTCGTTTCGTTCGGCGAAGTTCTCGCAGTTTCGAATTTCGGAAGGCGACGATGTGAAGCTCGAGGCCACGCGCGGCGCCGACGCGTTGAAGCTCGTCGTGCGCGCGGCCAATTTGGATGCGCGGCCGATCCTGCGTTCTCTCGGCGCTGCGGGCGTCGAGCGCTCGGCCGCGGGAAGCACGGCCGCGGCGAGCATGACCAAAGGCTCTGTGTCCTTCGACGACGTCGACGTCGATTTGAAATCCTCGCTCGTCTCGGGATTCGGCAAGCAGATTCTGACGAATGTCGAGCTCAAATGGGAGCGGCGCAACAATCATCCGCGACGCTTCGCGCTTTCCGGACGCTTCGGCCGCGAGTCCCTGTCCGCCACGCTCGAGCCGGGCGATGGCGGCGCGGCGCGCGTCGGGTTCGTCTGCGCTGACGCAGGCGCGCTTTTCGCTTTCCTCGATCTCTACAGCCGCATGGATTCTGGTACGATCACCGCCAACATGCTGCTCGCGCCGTCAGGGCGCGCCGATGGCGAGCTGCAAGTGCGCGAGTTCTATCTCAAGAGCGAGCCGGCGATGCGCAGCCTGATGGAGCAGGGGGCGCATCGTTACGACGAGAAGGGCCGCGTGCGTTACGAGCCCGATTCGGTCAAGGTGCAGCGCCTGCAGGCGCAATTCGTCTGGATGGGCGGCAAGCTGCATCTGCGTGAAGGCGTTATGTCGGGTCCTGAGATGGGCCTTTCCTTCGACGGCTCTGTGGATTTCGCGCATGAGGCCTTCGACCTCGGCGGCTCCTACGTGCCATTCTACGGCTTGAACAATCTTTTCAGCAACATTCCGGTCTTTGGCCCGATTGTCACGGGCGGCGCGAATGAAGGCCTGTTCGCGCTCAATTACAGCGTCGTCGGCCGGATCGATTCCCCGACGATCAATGTCTCGCCGCTGTCCATGCTGACGCCCGGACTGTTTCGCAAGATTTTCGGCGTGATGGACGGCACCGCGCGTGGCCTGGAGCCGCCGGGGCGGTAG
- the tyrS gene encoding tyrosine--tRNA ligase has protein sequence MSDPAAPKSEFLATLNERGFVHQCSDLSGLDAKALEGGLSAYIGFDCTASSLHVGSLLPIMLLAHLQRSGGKPLPLVGGGTTRVGDPSGKDESRKLLTIAEIDANKASITKTFAKFLTFGDGATDAKLLDNAEWLASLNYIEFLRDIGRHFSVNRMLTMDSVKLRLEREHELSFIEFNYMCLQAYDFAEINKRHGAVLQMGGSDQWGNIVMGIDLGRRLGCPQLYGLTSPLLTTASGAKMGKTAAGAVWLDAALLSPYDYWQYWRNAEDADVSRFLKLFTFLPLDEIARLSALQGAEINEAKKTLATEVTALLHGRAAAEEAAATAKATFEEGALALSLPKVAVSAAEVAEGIGVLTAFVKAGLVASTGEARRQIKGGGLRVNDAPVTDEKAALGEKDFASDGVAKLSLGKKKHVLLERS, from the coding sequence ATGTCCGACCCCGCCGCTCCCAAATCCGAATTTCTTGCAACGCTCAATGAGCGCGGCTTCGTGCACCAATGTTCCGATCTCTCGGGGCTAGACGCGAAGGCGCTGGAGGGAGGGCTCTCCGCCTATATCGGCTTCGACTGCACGGCATCCTCGCTGCATGTCGGCAGCCTCTTGCCGATCATGCTGCTCGCGCATCTGCAGCGCAGCGGCGGCAAGCCCCTGCCCCTCGTCGGCGGCGGCACGACGCGCGTCGGCGACCCCTCGGGCAAGGATGAGAGCCGCAAGCTGCTGACGATCGCGGAGATCGACGCCAACAAGGCGTCTATCACGAAAACCTTCGCGAAATTCCTCACCTTCGGCGACGGCGCGACGGACGCCAAGCTCCTCGACAACGCGGAGTGGCTCGCGTCGCTCAATTACATCGAGTTCCTGCGCGACATCGGCCGGCATTTCTCGGTGAACCGCATGCTGACGATGGACAGCGTCAAGCTGCGCCTCGAGCGCGAGCATGAGCTCTCCTTCATCGAGTTCAACTATATGTGCCTGCAGGCCTATGACTTTGCCGAGATCAACAAGCGCCACGGCGCGGTGCTGCAGATGGGCGGCTCCGATCAATGGGGCAATATCGTCATGGGGATCGATCTCGGCCGGCGCCTCGGCTGCCCGCAGCTCTACGGTCTGACCTCGCCGCTGCTGACAACGGCCTCGGGCGCCAAGATGGGCAAGACGGCGGCGGGCGCCGTCTGGCTCGACGCCGCGCTGCTCAGCCCTTACGATTATTGGCAATATTGGCGCAACGCCGAGGACGCCGACGTCTCCCGCTTCCTCAAGCTCTTCACCTTCCTGCCCTTGGACGAGATCGCGCGCCTCTCGGCGCTGCAAGGCGCCGAGATCAACGAGGCGAAGAAGACGCTCGCCACGGAGGTCACCGCGCTGCTGCACGGCCGCGCGGCCGCCGAAGAAGCCGCGGCGACCGCCAAAGCCACCTTCGAGGAAGGCGCGCTGGCCCTCAGCCTGCCCAAGGTCGCCGTGTCAGCCGCGGAGGTCGCCGAGGGGATCGGCGTGCTCACGGCCTTCGTCAAGGCCGGGCTCGTCGCCTCCACGGGAGAAGCGCGTCGCCAGATCAAAGGCGGCGGACTGCGCGTCAACGACGCGCCCGTGACCGATGAAAAAGCCGCGCTCGGCGAAAAGGATTTCGCCAGTGACGGCGTCGCGAAGCTCTCGCTCGGCAAGAAGAAGCACGTGCTGCTGGAGCGCAGCTGA
- a CDS encoding class I SAM-dependent methyltransferase, with protein MPLTENANPFTGALSEEYEMLQHICPNHPLLAEKLGQYVSRQRQGAISGFEIGCGTGISTYSLLSAAPGLSLVALDASAKMLEQARANLSAEVAAGRLRFVEADALEALRALPDESLDLVASNYATHNFRADYRREAFGEIFRALKPGGLFINGDRFALDDREAHLSLTQATLRHWFETFTGLGRLDLLEEWVIHFFSDETSDRIMVFTPALEELGALGFAPIEVGFREGVDTLVAAMKPSIRKA; from the coding sequence ATGCCCCTAACAGAGAACGCCAACCCCTTCACCGGCGCGCTCAGTGAAGAATACGAGATGTTGCAGCACATCTGCCCCAACCACCCCCTGCTGGCGGAGAAGCTTGGCCAATATGTGAGCCGGCAGCGCCAAGGCGCGATAAGCGGCTTCGAGATCGGCTGCGGCACAGGGATCAGCACTTACTCCTTGCTCTCCGCCGCGCCGGGCCTTTCCCTCGTCGCGCTCGACGCCTCCGCGAAAATGTTGGAGCAGGCGCGGGCCAATCTGTCGGCGGAGGTCGCCGCCGGGCGGCTGCGCTTCGTCGAAGCGGACGCGCTCGAGGCCTTGAGGGCCTTGCCTGACGAAAGCCTGGACCTCGTCGCCTCCAACTACGCCACGCATAATTTCCGCGCCGATTATCGGCGCGAAGCCTTCGGGGAGATTTTTCGCGCGCTGAAGCCGGGCGGACTCTTCATCAACGGCGATCGTTTCGCTCTGGATGATCGCGAGGCGCATCTGAGCTTGACGCAAGCGACGCTCCGGCATTGGTTTGAGACCTTTACCGGCCTTGGCCGCCTCGATCTCCTCGAGGAATGGGTGATCCACTTCTTCAGCGATGAAACGTCCGATCGCATCATGGTGTTCACGCCGGCGCTCGAAGAGCTCGGCGCGCTCGGCTTCGCCCCGATCGAAGTGGGCTTTCGCGAGGGGGTCGACACGCTCGTCGCCGCGATGAAGCCTTCCATTCGGAAAGCCTGA